A genomic region of Gemmatimonadota bacterium contains the following coding sequences:
- the prpB gene encoding methylisocitrate lyase, which produces MAMSAGRRFRTALDAERPLQIVGTINAASALMAKQAGFRALYLSGSGVAAASYGLPDLGITTLDNVVEDARRITDVVDLPLLVDIDTGFGGTSFSIGRAVKTLEKIGVAAVHIEDQVLQKRCGHRPGKQVVSTEEMCDRIKAAVDARSDGEFVIMARTDSVANEGLECGLDRAREYIAAGADAIFAEALCSLDEFRAFVRSLSVPVLANLTEFGQTPLFGLDEMRGTGVAMVLYPLTAFRMMNAAAQRAYKILRTQGAQGALIDEMQTREELYELLDYYGYEAQVNRLYGA; this is translated from the coding sequence ATGGCGATGTCAGCCGGGCGCAGGTTCAGGACGGCACTGGATGCAGAACGACCCTTGCAGATTGTGGGTACTATCAATGCCGCATCTGCGCTGATGGCAAAACAAGCGGGATTTCGCGCGCTTTATCTGTCTGGTTCGGGCGTGGCTGCTGCCTCTTATGGATTGCCCGATTTGGGCATTACAACGCTGGATAATGTTGTCGAGGATGCCCGGCGGATTACAGATGTGGTGGATTTGCCACTGCTGGTTGATATCGATACCGGGTTTGGCGGTACTTCTTTTTCTATTGGACGCGCAGTAAAGACGCTGGAAAAAATTGGCGTTGCTGCTGTTCACATTGAAGACCAGGTATTGCAAAAACGGTGTGGACATCGCCCGGGAAAACAGGTGGTATCTACCGAGGAGATGTGCGACCGAATCAAAGCAGCGGTTGATGCGCGTTCAGACGGCGAGTTTGTGATTATGGCGCGAACGGATTCCGTGGCCAATGAGGGTTTGGAATGCGGCCTCGATCGCGCCCGGGAATACATTGCCGCAGGTGCGGATGCGATTTTTGCAGAGGCTTTGTGTTCGCTGGATGAGTTTCGCGCATTTGTCCGCAGTCTCTCTGTGCCCGTGCTGGCGAATCTCACCGAGTTTGGACAAACGCCTCTGTTTGGTCTGGACGAGATGAGAGGTACGGGTGTCGCCATGGTGTTGTATCCTCTCACGGCGTTTAGAATGATGAATGCGGCTGCTCAGCGGGCGTATAAAATTCTGCGGACACAGGGCGCGCAGGGCGCGTTGATAGACGAGATGCAGACGCGTGAAGAACTTTACGAATTGCTGGATTATTACGGGTACGAGGCGCAGGTTAATCGACTTTATGGCGCGTGA
- a CDS encoding 2-methylcitrate synthase (catalyzes the synthesis of 2-methylcitrate from propionyl-CoA and oxaloacetate; also catalyzes the condensation of oxaloacetate with acetyl-CoA but with a lower specificity), translating into MSKQTAGLRGVKAGSTSICTVGAEGHGLHYRGYAIEDLAQHACFEEIVYLLLWDALPTERELDALKTQLRAHRQLPDLVVRILRSLPSDAHPMDVLRTGVSALGIAEPERDWGDGVAVAVRLMGALPSMLGVWHRGADVLDVDDHATYILHMLKTETPSELECRMMDASLILYAEHEFNASTFTARVCASTLADFYGCITGAIGTLSGPLHGGANERAMELIEQFETPEDAATGVREMLARRELIMGFGHGVYRVRDPRNAIIKDWARQVSEAMEDMRLYEISEAIERVMWDEKKLFPNLDFYSATAYHMAGIETALFTPIFVLSRCSGWAAHVVEQRADNRLIRPLAEYTGVEARDYVPLEERG; encoded by the coding sequence GTGAGTAAACAGACGGCAGGTTTGAGAGGTGTTAAGGCTGGCAGTACGTCGATTTGTACTGTGGGGGCAGAAGGTCACGGTTTGCACTATCGGGGCTATGCTATTGAAGACCTGGCACAACATGCCTGTTTTGAGGAAATCGTGTATTTGTTGTTGTGGGATGCGTTGCCCACTGAAAGGGAATTGGATGCGTTGAAAACGCAGTTGCGGGCGCACCGGCAGTTGCCAGATCTGGTTGTGCGGATTCTGCGTTCGCTGCCTTCAGACGCGCATCCGATGGATGTTTTGCGAACCGGTGTATCGGCGCTTGGTATTGCCGAGCCTGAGCGGGATTGGGGGGATGGTGTGGCTGTGGCAGTGAGGCTTATGGGTGCATTGCCATCTATGCTGGGGGTCTGGCATAGAGGTGCGGATGTTTTGGATGTGGATGATCACGCAACTTATATCTTGCATATGCTCAAAACGGAGACGCCTTCGGAGTTGGAATGTCGGATGATGGATGCGTCGTTGATTTTATATGCCGAGCACGAGTTTAATGCTTCGACATTTACGGCGAGAGTATGCGCCTCTACGCTTGCCGATTTTTATGGATGTATCACCGGGGCAATTGGCACTTTGAGCGGGCCTTTGCACGGGGGTGCAAACGAGCGGGCAATGGAATTGATCGAGCAGTTCGAGACTCCCGAAGACGCGGCAACAGGTGTGCGAGAGATGCTGGCGCGCAGAGAATTGATTATGGGGTTTGGACACGGGGTTTACCGCGTGCGAGATCCGCGCAATGCGATTATTAAAGATTGGGCGCGTCAGGTGAGTGAAGCAATGGAAGATATGCGTCTGTACGAGATTTCTGAAGCGATTGAGCGGGTTATGTGGGATGAAAAGAAGTTGTTTCCAAATCTGGATTTTTATTCGGCAACAGCGTATCATATGGCCGGTATTGAGACGGCGCTTTTCACCCCCATATTTGTGCTCAGTCGCTGTAGCGGTTGGGCTGCTCATGTGGTGGAGCAGCGGGCGGATAACAGGCTGATTCGACCTCTGGCGGAATACACGGGGGTAGAGGCGCGAGATTATGTGCCGTTGGAAGAAAGGGGCTGA
- a CDS encoding bifunctional 2-methylcitrate dehydratase/aconitate hydratase yields the protein MDDRAPDRELVTIAQYVLDYEVNSAEAFQTARLCLMDSLGCAVLALRFSECTKMLGPVVPGTIVPHGARVPGTDCELDPVTAAFNIGTLVRWLDFNDTWLAAEWGHPSDNLGAILGVADWMSRTQRAQGREGLVMRDVFVAMIKAHEIQGVMALENSFNARGLDHVILVKLASAAISAGLLGCDEGQVVNALSQVWCDLGPLRTYRHAPNTGSRKSWAAGDATARGVFLALQTKRGEMGYPTALSAPVWGFYDRLWNGDRFQFQRVYGSYVMENVLFKVSFPAEFHAQTAVEAAFALHDEVAPRLDAVERVVIETHEAAMKIIDKTGPLYNPADRDHCLQYMVAIGLIFGDLTADDYEEERAGDERIDVLREKMVVTENARFTRDYHDPHKRSIANTVQVFFKDGSATEAVTVEYPIGHRRRRQEAAPLLVEKFEENMTTRFEMRQVRDVLAVFEGSDLDAMPVWRFMDMLQIRAS from the coding sequence ATGGATGATCGGGCGCCGGATAGAGAACTGGTGACTATCGCACAGTACGTGCTGGATTATGAGGTGAATTCCGCGGAGGCTTTTCAGACGGCTCGTTTGTGTCTGATGGATAGTTTGGGGTGTGCGGTGCTGGCATTGCGGTTTTCTGAGTGTACGAAGATGCTCGGTCCTGTGGTGCCTGGAACCATTGTGCCGCACGGTGCACGGGTGCCGGGTACTGATTGCGAACTCGATCCGGTGACTGCCGCGTTTAATATTGGGACACTGGTGCGGTGGCTGGATTTTAACGATACGTGGTTGGCGGCGGAGTGGGGCCATCCTTCGGATAATCTGGGTGCAATTCTCGGGGTGGCAGACTGGATGTCGCGCACGCAACGCGCACAGGGTAGAGAAGGACTGGTGATGCGGGATGTGTTTGTTGCGATGATCAAGGCGCATGAGATTCAGGGTGTGATGGCATTGGAAAATAGTTTTAATGCCCGGGGACTGGATCATGTGATTTTGGTGAAGTTGGCGAGTGCGGCTATCTCTGCTGGGCTGTTGGGTTGTGATGAGGGACAGGTGGTCAACGCCTTGTCGCAGGTGTGGTGCGATTTGGGTCCTTTGAGAACCTATCGCCATGCGCCCAATACGGGGTCGCGCAAGAGTTGGGCGGCGGGAGATGCGACAGCGCGCGGTGTGTTTCTGGCATTGCAGACAAAGCGCGGTGAGATGGGATATCCAACGGCTCTGTCTGCACCTGTATGGGGTTTTTACGACCGCTTGTGGAATGGCGACCGGTTTCAGTTTCAGCGTGTGTACGGTTCTTATGTGATGGAAAATGTGTTGTTCAAGGTGTCTTTTCCCGCTGAATTTCACGCACAGACAGCGGTAGAAGCCGCGTTTGCGTTGCACGATGAGGTGGCGCCGCGTTTGGATGCAGTGGAGCGGGTGGTGATTGAGACACACGAAGCCGCTATGAAAATTATCGATAAGACCGGTCCGCTGTACAATCCCGCAGACCGGGATCACTGTTTGCAATATATGGTGGCTATAGGGCTGATTTTTGGCGATTTGACTGCAGATGACTATGAAGAGGAGCGCGCAGGAGACGAGCGCATTGATGTGTTGAGAGAGAAGATGGTGGTGACGGAAAACGCGCGGTTTACACGGGATTATCACGATCCGCACAAGCGGTCAATTGCCAATACTGTGCAGGTGTTTTTCAAAGATGGATCGGCCACAGAGGCCGTGACGGTTGAATATCCCATTGGGCATCGAAGAAGGCGCCAGGAGGCCGCGCCTTTGCTGGTGGAAAAGTTCGAGGAAAATATGACGACGCGGTTTGAGATGCGTCAGGTGCGCGATGTGTTGGCTGTGTTCGAAGGGTCAGATTTGGATGCTATGCCCGTGTGGAGATTTATGGATATGTTGCAGATCCGCGCGTCGTAA
- a CDS encoding YebC/PmpR family DNA-binding transcriptional regulator → MAGHSKWANIKHRKGRQDAARGKAFTKLIREITVAAREGGGDEANNPRLRAAVLSAKAENMPMVNIDRAIKKGTGELEGESYEGAIYEGYGPGGVAMFIETLTDNRNRTVSEVRHLFSKYNGSMAESGAVAWVFEQKGLVSVPKEGVEEEELMLIVLDAGAEDIVEEENIYEVYASLPDFESVRKAIEEAGIEIERAELTRVPQSTVPIEGKTAQQLLTLMEVLEDNDDVQRVYANFEIDDKELSVLTA, encoded by the coding sequence ATGGCTGGACATTCTAAATGGGCAAATATCAAGCATCGCAAGGGCCGTCAGGACGCGGCTCGAGGCAAGGCGTTTACCAAATTGATCCGAGAGATTACGGTGGCTGCCCGCGAGGGTGGCGGCGATGAAGCGAATAACCCGCGTCTGCGTGCGGCTGTTCTGAGTGCGAAGGCTGAAAATATGCCTATGGTCAATATTGACCGCGCGATTAAAAAGGGTACGGGAGAGCTTGAAGGCGAGTCTTATGAAGGTGCGATTTACGAGGGGTACGGGCCGGGTGGTGTGGCCATGTTTATTGAAACTCTGACAGATAATCGAAATCGCACAGTATCCGAAGTGCGGCATTTGTTTAGCAAATACAATGGCAGTATGGCCGAAAGTGGTGCCGTGGCGTGGGTGTTTGAGCAAAAGGGCCTGGTTTCTGTGCCCAAAGAGGGCGTGGAAGAAGAAGAACTGATGCTGATCGTTTTAGATGCTGGCGCCGAGGATATTGTAGAAGAAGAGAATATCTACGAGGTTTATGCATCTCTACCCGATTTTGAAAGTGTTCGCAAAGCGATTGAAGAGGCGGGCATTGAAATTGAGCGCGCTGAGTTGACGCGCGTTCCGCAAAGTACTGTGCCCATTGAAGGCAAAACCGCGCAACAATTGTTGACCTTGATGGAAGTGCTCGAAGACAATGACGATGTGCAGCGGGTATATGCCAATTTTGAGATTGACGACAAAGAACTATCAGTTCTGACAGCTTGA
- the ruvC gene encoding crossover junction endodeoxyribonuclease RuvC, giving the protein MIILGIDPGSVVTGFGLVEHQNRKNRLLKCGCIRPGNKLSFPQRLLYIYDHLLALVADAGPHEVALESVFYGVNTQSLIKLCQARGAILTALANSDLPIFEYAPREVKRAVVGRGSASKEQVQFMIQRLLGKEAVDQGFDATDAVAIALCHAHQKVAVQGPGIRQNKLAEKIEALKQGGREQSRFDEKLKEIGVSAKSRRRLNRRGR; this is encoded by the coding sequence GTGATCATTCTGGGTATTGATCCGGGTAGTGTGGTAACCGGTTTTGGTCTGGTTGAGCACCAGAACCGGAAAAATCGGTTGCTGAAATGCGGCTGTATTCGCCCCGGTAATAAATTGTCTTTCCCCCAGCGGTTGCTCTATATCTACGATCACTTGCTCGCGCTGGTCGCAGATGCAGGCCCGCATGAAGTTGCGCTTGAATCTGTTTTTTACGGTGTCAATACGCAATCGCTGATTAAGTTGTGTCAGGCGCGAGGGGCTATTTTGACGGCTCTGGCCAATTCCGATTTGCCCATTTTTGAATACGCGCCCCGCGAAGTGAAAAGAGCGGTTGTGGGCCGGGGGAGTGCGTCCAAAGAACAGGTGCAGTTTATGATCCAGCGCTTGCTTGGGAAAGAAGCAGTGGATCAGGGATTTGATGCGACAGACGCCGTGGCGATTGCCCTGTGCCACGCGCATCAGAAGGTTGCCGTGCAGGGACCTGGGATACGGCAAAATAAATTGGCAGAGAAAATTGAGGCGTTGAAACAGGGGGGTAGGGAACAGAGTCGTTTTGATGAGAAACTCAAGGAAATCGGCGTGAGTGCGAAGTCGCGGCGGCGATTGAACCGAAGGGGAAGATGA
- the ruvA gene encoding Holliday junction branch migration protein RuvA codes for MIAFLEGQLVEKHPTHVIVDVQGVGYHVNISLSSYESLVVEDGRVKVLTHLHVREDAMTLYGFASVSERDLFERLIAVSGIGPPMALKILSGIPIADFRRLVAAEDARGLTRIKGIGQKLAQRLVLEMKDKIGDIAPEDFTSDAVEHADPDVLDEAAAALSGLGANPVQARKVVATVLQELGDDAPIEEVIKRSLRSI; via the coding sequence ATGATTGCGTTTTTAGAAGGACAACTGGTCGAAAAACACCCGACCCATGTCATTGTCGATGTTCAGGGCGTGGGGTATCACGTCAATATTTCGCTGTCGAGCTATGAATCGCTTGTGGTTGAGGATGGGCGCGTAAAAGTTCTTACGCATTTGCATGTGAGAGAAGATGCGATGACGCTTTACGGGTTTGCCTCAGTGTCCGAGCGCGATTTGTTTGAGCGCCTGATCGCGGTTTCGGGTATTGGACCGCCGATGGCATTGAAAATTTTGTCCGGGATTCCCATTGCGGATTTCAGGCGGTTGGTTGCCGCAGAAGATGCCCGGGGGTTGACGCGCATCAAAGGCATTGGTCAAAAGCTCGCGCAGCGCCTGGTGCTGGAAATGAAGGACAAAATTGGCGATATTGCGCCAGAAGATTTTACTTCCGATGCCGTTGAGCATGCAGATCCCGATGTATTAGACGAAGCCGCTGCTGCCCTATCGGGTTTGGGCGCGAATCCGGTACAGGCGCGCAAAGTTGTTGCGACTGTCTTGCAGGAGTTGGGCGACGACGCGCCGATTGAGGAAGTGATTAAGCGGTCATTGAGGAGTATTTAG
- the ruvB gene encoding Holliday junction branch migration DNA helicase RuvB, with protein MDERFTDPEFQDGDELERDQRIRPIRFDDMVGQEKAKTNLRIAVEAARHRNEAMDHILLHGPPGLGKTTMAYVIAHELGVEIHVTSGPVLERPADLAGILTNLNERDVLFIDEIHRMNRVVEEHLYSAMEDFTLDIMIDSGPSARSYQIPLEPFTLVGATTRMGLLTAPMRTRFGLLERLDFYAPEELQAIVMRAARILGIEIEEDAAHVIAHRSRGTARIAGRQLSRSRDYAQARADGAITEEVAVKALALLGVDAKGLDEMDRRLLETLIDKFDGGPVGLNNLGAALSEETDTLEEVYEPYLIQEGFLVRTHRGRQATARAYLHLGKTPPEDGSQSKLF; from the coding sequence ATGGATGAACGATTTACCGATCCCGAGTTTCAGGATGGCGACGAACTTGAGCGCGACCAACGGATTCGTCCGATTCGATTTGACGATATGGTCGGGCAAGAAAAGGCGAAGACGAATTTGCGTATTGCCGTGGAGGCTGCGCGTCATCGCAATGAGGCTATGGATCACATTTTGTTGCACGGGCCTCCCGGTCTGGGCAAAACGACGATGGCTTATGTGATAGCGCACGAGCTTGGGGTTGAAATTCATGTGACATCGGGACCGGTGCTGGAGCGCCCGGCTGATCTGGCGGGGATTTTGACGAATTTGAATGAGCGCGATGTGCTGTTTATCGACGAGATCCACCGCATGAATCGGGTGGTAGAAGAGCATTTGTATTCGGCGATGGAGGATTTTACACTGGATATTATGATCGATAGCGGGCCGAGTGCCAGGTCGTATCAAATTCCGCTTGAACCCTTTACTCTGGTGGGCGCAACAACGCGAATGGGGCTGCTCACAGCGCCGATGCGAACGCGCTTTGGTTTGCTGGAGCGGCTGGATTTTTACGCCCCGGAAGAGTTGCAGGCCATTGTGATGAGGGCTGCGCGTATTTTGGGTATTGAGATTGAAGAGGATGCCGCGCATGTGATTGCCCACAGGTCGCGGGGAACAGCGCGCATTGCCGGGCGTCAGTTGTCGCGGTCTCGCGATTATGCACAGGCGCGTGCCGATGGGGCGATTACAGAAGAAGTTGCGGTTAAGGCACTGGCATTGTTGGGGGTGGATGCAAAGGGGTTGGATGAAATGGATCGGCGATTGTTGGAAACGCTGATCGATAAATTCGACGGAGGTCCCGTTGGTTTGAATAATCTGGGTGCTGCGCTGAGTGAAGAGACAGATACGCTGGAGGAGGTGTATGAACCCTATCTAATTCAGGAGGGGTTCCTTGTGCGCACGCATCGGGGGCGTCAGGCAACGGCGCGGGCGTATTTGCATTTGGGGAAGACGCCACCCGAAGATGGGTCACAGAGTAAGTTGTTTTGA
- the tsaB gene encoding tRNA (adenosine(37)-N6)-threonylcarbamoyltransferase complex dimerization subunit type 1 TsaB translates to MTKFLGIETSTPVCSVALACDARVVVEYTLELGSHHSERLQPMVEMVLREAGLSVGDLDGVAVAAGPGSFTGLRIGMGLAKGLCRGANLVFVRVSTLAGMAFGSGVEGVPVCPMLDARRGDVYAGVYDLVAGDPISRMPDRADAVSNWVTRLPRPVTVVGDGAEAYRDVIVDALERDAYFANATLGRPTAGAVALLGQARCERGEVDDMETAEPFYLRPTQAERVREARLSGDG, encoded by the coding sequence TTGACAAAATTTTTGGGTATTGAGACTTCGACACCGGTATGCAGTGTGGCTTTGGCCTGCGATGCTCGCGTGGTTGTGGAATACACGTTGGAATTGGGTTCACATCATTCGGAACGGTTGCAGCCGATGGTTGAAATGGTGTTGCGGGAGGCGGGTTTAAGTGTTGGCGATCTGGATGGCGTGGCTGTGGCTGCTGGTCCCGGGTCGTTTACGGGGTTGCGTATCGGTATGGGTCTGGCAAAGGGGTTGTGCCGCGGTGCGAATCTTGTGTTTGTGCGCGTGTCAACCCTTGCGGGCATGGCTTTTGGGTCGGGGGTAGAGGGGGTGCCTGTTTGTCCTATGCTGGACGCCCGGCGAGGCGATGTGTATGCGGGGGTATATGATCTCGTTGCAGGGGATCCGATTTCGAGAATGCCCGATCGCGCCGATGCGGTTTCCAATTGGGTCACGCGTCTGCCGCGTCCCGTGACTGTGGTGGGAGATGGGGCAGAGGCTTATCGCGATGTTATTGTCGATGCGTTGGAAAGAGATGCGTATTTTGCAAATGCAACTCTGGGACGCCCCACTGCTGGGGCTGTTGCATTGCTGGGTCAGGCGCGTTGCGAACGGGGAGAGGTGGATGATATGGAGACGGCAGAGCCTTTTTATTTGCGGCCAACACAAGCAGAGCGCGTGCGAGAAGCGCGGTTGAGTGGTGATGGATAA
- the rimI gene encoding ribosomal protein S18-alanine N-acetyltransferase, with protein MDNSMTPVLVEMVPSHFDRVIKIETAVFSSPWKRRDFEFARSRKNGFCRVVMVECEIVGYVVGFLIGREFHLVNLAIAPDFQRKGLGRKTLKAVFDLLETRARVVSLEVRMSNCAAIDLYKKMGFETLAIRKAYYTHPREDALVMLKPLNTRLSDWVSQVLQK; from the coding sequence ATGGATAATTCGATGACACCCGTGCTGGTGGAGATGGTCCCTTCGCATTTCGACCGGGTTATAAAGATTGAAACGGCTGTTTTTTCTTCTCCCTGGAAACGCCGCGATTTTGAGTTTGCGCGCAGTCGCAAAAACGGTTTTTGCCGGGTGGTTATGGTCGAGTGCGAGATTGTGGGCTATGTTGTGGGTTTTTTGATTGGTCGGGAATTTCATCTGGTGAATTTGGCTATTGCGCCTGATTTTCAAAGAAAGGGGCTGGGCAGAAAAACGCTGAAAGCTGTATTTGATCTGTTGGAGACAAGGGCGCGCGTGGTGTCTCTGGAAGTGCGTATGTCCAATTGTGCTGCGATTGATCTCTATAAGAAGATGGGGTTTGAGACCCTGGCGATCAGAAAAGCGTATTATACACATCCTCGCGAAGATGCGCTCGTGATGTTAAAACCGCTCAATACCCGATTGTCCGATTGGGTGTCGCAAGTGTTGCAAAAATAA